The sequence GCCGTTCAGCCCCAGCAGCAGGCCGAGCCCGGCGAGGACGGCGGTCGCGATGAGGGAGACGTACGGGATCTGGCGGGGGCCGATGGTCGCGAGGGTCGCGGAGAAGGGCAGCTGGCGGTCGCGGGCGAAGGCGTAGACGGCGCGGCCGATGTAGGTCTGGATGGAGATGGCGCACGCGAAGAACGCGATCAGGACGACGACGATGAACGGCTTCTCGCTCCAGCCGCCGAGCCCCTGGGTCACGGCCTCGAAGACCGGGTCGACGGTCGCACCGGAGACGGCGTCCTCGGGGCGGCGCAGCGCGAGGGTCACGGCGAGGCCGGTCAGCAGGACGGTGAAGGCGACGAAGAGGTAGGCACGCAGCAGGGCGCGCGGGACGCTGCGGCGGGGCTGCTCGGTCTCCTCGGCCACCTGTGTGGTCGCGTCGAAGCCGAGGAACGCCCAGCCCGCGACGGCGAGGCAGGTCAGCAGGCCGGCCGTCACCGAACCGCCCGAGACGTCCTGTGCGCCGAGGGTCTCGAAGAGGATCCCGAAGCCGTTGTGCCGGACGAAGAGGAGGAGGATCAGGCTCACCGCGATGGAGGCGACACCCTCGGCGATGATGCCCGCGTTCAGGAAGTGCTTCACGGGGTTGACCCCGAGCAGGTTGATCCCGAGAGCCACGGCGACGAAGACCACGCCGAGGAGTACGTGGAGGGCGGCCGACGGAACGCCGTCGCCGGCCAGCATGTACAGCCAGGTCGCCCCCAGGTAGGCCACCGTGGTCAGTGAGGCGACGGCCGCGGCGAGGTAGATCCAGCCCACCAGCCAGCCCAGGCGCGGGCCGCCCAGTCTGCGCACCCATTGGTAGACGCCTCCCGTGATCGGGAACTGGGAGGACAGCTCGGCGTAGACCACGGCGACCAGCAGCTGGCCGAGGAAGGCCACGACGACAGCCCAGAT is a genomic window of Streptomyces sp. NBC_00414 containing:
- a CDS encoding APC family permease → MDDPRTDAGELAEYGYQQELKRTLSAWAVFAIGFATISPVVGIYAVVQLGFVFAGPTWIWAVVVAFLGQLLVAVVYAELSSQFPITGGVYQWVRRLGGPRLGWLVGWIYLAAAVASLTTVAYLGATWLYMLAGDGVPSAALHVLLGVVFVAVALGINLLGVNPVKHFLNAGIIAEGVASIAVSLILLLFVRHNGFGILFETLGAQDVSGGSVTAGLLTCLAVAGWAFLGFDATTQVAEETEQPRRSVPRALLRAYLFVAFTVLLTGLAVTLALRRPEDAVSGATVDPVFEAVTQGLGGWSEKPFIVVVLIAFFACAISIQTYIGRAVYAFARDRQLPFSATLATIGPRQIPYVSLIATAVLAGLGLLLGLNGNAAATLIAFGSGGFYFVFLAVAVVALVARLSGRWNPAAGQLRLGRTGLVVNVLAVLWLLFEAVNIAWPRAELAPVGGSWMQVWAVILVFSALFVIGLVYVVVARPHTKLPATSPAAESRTPYASTTEGPTTQEEKAH